AGCTCTAGCCTTGATTGCGACGTCTATTGAGCGCATGGCGACTGAAATCCGTGGTCTGCAAAAATCTGAGCAACGCGAGGTCGAAGAGTTCTTTGCTAAGGGGCAAAAAGGTTCATCTGCTATGCCTCACAAACGCAATCCTATCGGCTCTGAAAACATGACTGGTCTGGCGCGCGTCATTCGCGGCCATATGGTAACAGCCTTTGAGAATGTCTCTCTCTGGCATGAGCGCGACATTTCCCACTCATCAGCTGAGCGGATTATCGCTCCGGACACGACCATTCTCATCGACTATATGCTCAACCGCTTCGGAAATATCGTCAAGAACTTGACCGTCTTCCCAGAAAACATGAAGCGGAATATGAACTCGACCTTTGGTCTTATCTTCAGCCAGCGGGCTATGTTGACCTTGATTGAAAAGGGCATGACGCGGGAGCAAGCTTATGACTTGGTGCAGCCAAAAACTGCCCAGTCTTGGGACAATCAAGTGGACTTCAAGCCTCTGCTCGAAGCGGATCCAGAAGTCACTTCCCGTCTGACTCAAGAAGAGATTGATGAAATCTTCAACCCAGTTTACTATACCAAGCGCGTAGATGAAATCTTCAAGCGCGTGGGGCTGGAATAAACATAAAAAGATAGGCACTTCAAAAGAAGTGCCTGTTTTTCTTTATTTTAAATTTGACTGGCCATTTGCCCGATTTTCTGCAGCATTTCTTGGCGTTGTTGGTCTGTTTTGCGTTCTACTCCGTTGAGCTCGGTCAGTTTGACTGGAGAAATACCACAAAATTTCAAGACTTGATTTTTAAGTACCTTGCCATAGTCTTGCATGAAAGGCAAGGCAAAAGCAGGTGTGTTGTGGCTGGCGATAATCCAGCCGGACTTGCCTTGCAGGTGGCCTTGGAGGCCAATTTTTTTATAAGAGTAAGCAAAGTCAGCCACAAAGACGCGGTCGATAAAGCCTTTGAGAATGGCCGGCATGCCGCTCCACCAGATAGGGAAAATGAAAATCAGATGGTCTGCCCAAGTAATCAAATCCCTGTATTTTGCCATTTCAGGGTCTTTGTGCAGGTCACGGCGTCTATGTTCTTGGTCAAAGCGCAAAATCGGGTCAAAATTTTCAGCATACAAGTCCAAGGTTTTCACCTCGTGCTTTTTAGAAAGATTGTTTTGAACTTCTTTGAGAATAGCAGCATTGAAGCCAGTTGGGCTGGGGTGGGTGTAAATAATCAAGGTTTTCATGATCGTTCTCCTTTGATATAAATGTCAAGCATGTGCTCAATCGTGCTTTGGATGGCTTGAGGATCAAGGTCTTGTCCGATGGGACTGTTGGCTAGAACGGCTAGGCCTGTGATAAAGCTCCAAAAGTGAAAAAGGCTTTCCGCTTCGCTATTGCTAAAATTTTCCTCCTCGCGAAGCTTTAAAACAAGCTCCTTAAATTTATCAAATCCAGGCAAGTCCGACTCCAAGAGAATGGTGTCCTGCGCCACCTTCATATATTTAAAAGGGAATTTGATAAAGAGAGCTTCGAAAAAATGAGGGTAGGTCTTAGCAAAAATAATGAAATTAAGACCAAGCTGGGTCAGCTGATCACGCGCAGAACCTGTCGCATCAATCTTTTCATTGATTTCCTGATTGAGAAAGAGCGAAAGCTGGGTCAAAACCACCTTAAGGTAGCCTTCCTTGCTCTCAAAATGGCGGTAAGGGCTGCCGTGAGTTACACCGCAGGCCTTGGCAACAGTCCTGAGCGAAAGCTGTTCAATTCCGTGTTTTCCGATTTCGTCAATCCCTGTTTGGATGAGCTGTTCTTTCAGCTGGGCAGTATTGCGTTTCATGTATCTCCTCCAAAAGTATACACTGTCTAGTTATCTATCTTTAGTATACACTGTCTACTTTTTCTTGTCAACTAATTTGATGCTTTCTTCTATTCTAGGATGTGGCAGAATTTGCTTTCGGTAAGATAAAATGTTAAAATAACATTAAAATGATAGCGCTTTCTTTTTGGGGCAAGTTGCTCATTTTAGAGAAGCGCCGAGAAACGGAGGACACCTATGAAGAAAATTATCAACGACCCAACAGCGGTTGTGGACGAGATGCTGGACGGCTTGGCCTATATTCACAGCGATTTGGTTTATCGGGTGGAGGGCTTTGATATCATTGCCCGCAAGAGTGAGAAGACAGGCAAGGTTGGCCTGATTTCTGGCGGTGGCAGTGGTCATGAGCCTTCCCATGCTGGCTTTGTCGGTGAGGGCATGCTGTCGGCGGCTATCTGCGGAGCGGTCTTTACTTCACCAACACCTGATCAGGTCTTACAGGCTATCAAGGAAGCAGATGAGGGAGCCGGAGTCTTCATGGTGATTAAGAATTACTCCGGTGACATCATGAACTTTGAAATGGCTCAGGAAATGGCTGAGATGGAAGGGATTGAGGTGGCTAGTGTCGTCGTAGATGACGATATCGCAGTGGAAGACAGCCTTTATACTCAAGGTCGCCGCGGAGTGGCTGGTACCATTCTTGTCCATAAGATTCTAGGGGATGCGGCGCGTGCAGGCAAATCTCTGACTGAAATCAAGGCACTAGCTGATGAGCTGGTCAAACATATTCACACGGTTGGCTTGGCTCTGAGCGGGGCGACCGTACCGGAAGTCGGCAAGCCTGGTTTTGTTTTGGCTGATGATGAGATAGAGTTCGGCATTGGCATCCATGGTGAGCCAGGCTATCGCAAGGAAAAGATGCAGCCTTCTAAGGACTTAGCCAAAGAATTGGTCGAAAAGCTCAGTCAGTCTGTCGAGCTCAAATCTGGCAAGAAAATTGGTATCCTCATCAATGGTATGGGTTCAACACCGCTCATGGAGCAGTATGTCTTTGCGGCCGATGTAGCAAATCTTCTGGCAGATGTTGGAGTCGAAGTTGTCTATAAAAAGCTGGGTAATTACATGACCTCCATTGATATGGCAGGGATTTCTCTGACCTTTATCGAGCTGGACCAGCCAGACTGGCTGACAGCTCTCAACAGTCCTGTCACGACAGCCGCTTGGTAAGGAGGTGCTTATGGACGCAGCAAGAGCAAAAAAATGGATGCAGTTGTTCAACGATAAGATCCAGGACCAGAAAGCCTATCTGTCTGACCTTGATACACCCATCGGTGATGGCGATCATGGTGGCAATATGGCCAGGGGAATGGCAGCAGCAGTAGAGAGTCTAGCTGCTAAGGACTTTGCCAGTGCGGCTGAGGTTTTTCAGGCTGTTTCCATGCAGCTGATTAGCAAAGTGGGCGGTGCTTCCGGACCTCTCTATGGCTCGGCCTTCATGGGAATGGCCAAGGCTGAAAAAGACGGCAAAGACCTGTCGGAAATCATCCAAGCTGGTCTGGACATGATTCAGAAGCGGGGCAAGGCTGTGCCAGGCGAGAAGACCATGGTGG
This window of the Streptococcus sanguinis genome carries:
- a CDS encoding NAD(P)H-dependent oxidoreductase — encoded protein: MKTLIIYTHPSPTGFNAAILKEVQNNLSKKHEVKTLDLYAENFDPILRFDQEHRRRDLHKDPEMAKYRDLITWADHLIFIFPIWWSGMPAILKGFIDRVFVADFAYSYKKIGLQGHLQGKSGWIIASHNTPAFALPFMQDYGKVLKNQVLKFCGISPVKLTELNGVERKTDQQRQEMLQKIGQMASQI
- a CDS encoding TetR/AcrR family transcriptional regulator, giving the protein MKRNTAQLKEQLIQTGIDEIGKHGIEQLSLRTVAKACGVTHGSPYRHFESKEGYLKVVLTQLSLFLNQEINEKIDATGSARDQLTQLGLNFIIFAKTYPHFFEALFIKFPFKYMKVAQDTILLESDLPGFDKFKELVLKLREEENFSNSEAESLFHFWSFITGLAVLANSPIGQDLDPQAIQSTIEHMLDIYIKGERS
- the dhaK gene encoding dihydroxyacetone kinase subunit DhaK; amino-acid sequence: MKKIINDPTAVVDEMLDGLAYIHSDLVYRVEGFDIIARKSEKTGKVGLISGGGSGHEPSHAGFVGEGMLSAAICGAVFTSPTPDQVLQAIKEADEGAGVFMVIKNYSGDIMNFEMAQEMAEMEGIEVASVVVDDDIAVEDSLYTQGRRGVAGTILVHKILGDAARAGKSLTEIKALADELVKHIHTVGLALSGATVPEVGKPGFVLADDEIEFGIGIHGEPGYRKEKMQPSKDLAKELVEKLSQSVELKSGKKIGILINGMGSTPLMEQYVFAADVANLLADVGVEVVYKKLGNYMTSIDMAGISLTFIELDQPDWLTALNSPVTTAAW
- the dhaL gene encoding dihydroxyacetone kinase subunit DhaL; its protein translation is MDAARAKKWMQLFNDKIQDQKAYLSDLDTPIGDGDHGGNMARGMAAAVESLAAKDFASAAEVFQAVSMQLISKVGGASGPLYGSAFMGMAKAEKDGKDLSEIIQAGLDMIQKRGKAVPGEKTMVDVWSGIPVSLQSGDLTHEKIGSLVEATKDLKATKGRASYVGERSIGHLDPGSASSGLLFEALLETEAD